A single genomic interval of Novosphingobium ginsenosidimutans harbors:
- the murD gene encoding UDP-N-acetylmuramoyl-L-alanine--D-glutamate ligase, translating into MITTPAFAGKRYAVLGLARSGLAAVESLLAGGAKVTAWDNREEPRRWLEGRVELADPLATDLAGYAGVVVSPGVPLNTHPIAGHAAAAGVPVIGDIELFALARPHLPAHRVVGITGTNGKSTTTALVHHVLQSAALPTRMGGNIGLPVLGQSPLPPGGVYVLELSSYQIDLTHSLACDVAALLNITPDHLDRYDGFEAYAASKARLFAMQHADQPAVFGTGDPETRAVAERELARRLAGKVHSVDGQDLLHLQPNWPTLQGPHNLQNAAVAVAIAEALGLTPAQWGPALASFRGLPHRMERVAEAGGVLFINDSKATNPASAAPALGAFPPKPDKRIHWIVGGLPKGDDLDECAPYFGNVAAAYTIGEAGPLFTELLRPHMPVTRSEMMCDAIQQAMAAAKPGDVVLLSPACASFDQFRDYEARGDSFRQIVQALIADQVPTGEGAH; encoded by the coding sequence ATGATCACCACGCCCGCCTTCGCCGGTAAGCGCTATGCCGTCCTCGGTCTGGCCCGCTCGGGCCTTGCTGCGGTGGAAAGCCTGCTGGCGGGCGGGGCGAAGGTCACGGCTTGGGACAATCGCGAGGAACCGCGCCGCTGGCTTGAAGGTCGGGTGGAACTGGCCGATCCGCTGGCGACAGACCTTGCGGGTTATGCCGGCGTGGTTGTTTCGCCGGGCGTGCCGCTTAACACCCACCCGATCGCCGGCCATGCTGCTGCGGCCGGAGTGCCGGTGATCGGGGATATCGAGCTGTTCGCGCTGGCCCGGCCGCACCTGCCGGCGCACCGCGTGGTCGGCATAACCGGGACCAACGGCAAGTCGACCACCACCGCGCTGGTCCACCACGTGCTGCAAAGCGCCGCGCTGCCGACGCGGATGGGCGGCAATATCGGACTGCCTGTGCTGGGCCAGTCGCCCCTGCCACCGGGCGGGGTCTATGTGCTGGAACTGTCGAGCTACCAGATCGACCTTACCCACTCGCTGGCCTGCGATGTTGCCGCGCTGCTGAATATCACGCCCGACCATCTTGATCGCTATGACGGGTTTGAGGCCTATGCCGCCAGCAAGGCCCGGCTATTCGCGATGCAGCATGCCGATCAGCCAGCCGTTTTCGGCACAGGCGATCCAGAGACCCGCGCCGTGGCTGAGCGCGAACTGGCGCGTCGTCTCGCCGGCAAAGTCCATTCGGTCGACGGCCAGGACCTGCTGCATCTTCAGCCCAACTGGCCGACATTGCAGGGGCCGCACAACCTGCAGAACGCTGCAGTTGCGGTCGCCATTGCCGAGGCTCTGGGCCTGACCCCCGCGCAATGGGGCCCGGCGCTGGCCAGCTTCCGCGGTCTGCCGCACCGGATGGAGCGTGTGGCCGAGGCAGGGGGAGTGCTGTTCATTAACGACAGCAAGGCCACCAACCCGGCTTCAGCCGCACCGGCCCTCGGTGCTTTCCCACCCAAGCCGGACAAGCGTATCCACTGGATTGTCGGAGGCCTTCCCAAGGGCGATGACCTTGATGAATGCGCGCCCTATTTTGGCAATGTCGCGGCAGCCTATACGATTGGTGAAGCCGGGCCGCTGTTTACCGAGCTGCTGCGCCCCCACATGCCGGTCACCCGCAGCGAAATGATGTGCGATGCGATCCAGCAGGCAATGGCTGCGGCCAAGCCCGGCGATGTCGTGCTGCTATCCCCCGCCTGCGCCAGCTTTGACCAGTTCCGCGATTACGAAGCGCGCGGCGACAGCTTTCGCCAGATCGTTCAGGCGCTGATCGCAGATCAGGTTCCCACCGGGGAAGGAGCGCACTAA
- the mraY gene encoding phospho-N-acetylmuramoyl-pentapeptide-transferase, whose product MLYLIAEYFEFSGLANLIRYQTFRAGAALMTALVIGLIIGPKFINMLRVRQGKGQPIREDGPQSHLAKRGTPTMGGLMIMIALVVSMLLWMDLSSPLVWACLMVTSGFGLIGFLDDYDKVKKRSTAGVSGRVRLLAEFTVAGLAAWIMIGHTSTNLYVPFLSGHYIPLGPAYFVFAAFVIVGAGNAVNLTDGLDGLATMPVVIAAGTFAIIAYLAGRADFSAYLGIPHVPRAGELAILCAGIMGACLAFLWFNAPPAAVFMGDTGSLALGGALGAIAVASRHEIVLAIVGGLFVAEALSVIIQVAVYKRTGKRVFKMAPIHHHFEQLGWKESTVVIRFWIVSIVLALIGLSTLKLR is encoded by the coding sequence ATGCTTTACCTGATCGCGGAGTATTTTGAGTTTTCGGGTCTGGCGAACCTCATTCGCTACCAGACCTTCCGCGCGGGTGCGGCCCTGATGACGGCACTGGTGATCGGCCTGATCATCGGTCCGAAGTTCATCAACATGCTGCGCGTCCGCCAGGGCAAAGGCCAGCCGATCCGCGAAGATGGGCCGCAGAGCCACCTGGCCAAGCGGGGCACCCCGACCATGGGCGGGCTGATGATCATGATTGCCCTGGTGGTTTCAATGCTGCTGTGGATGGACCTGTCGAGCCCGCTTGTCTGGGCTTGTCTGATGGTCACCAGCGGGTTTGGGCTGATCGGGTTCCTTGACGATTATGACAAGGTCAAGAAGCGCAGCACCGCCGGGGTATCAGGGCGGGTTCGGCTGCTGGCGGAATTTACCGTCGCCGGTCTCGCCGCCTGGATCATGATCGGCCATACCAGCACCAATCTCTACGTGCCGTTCCTTTCGGGCCACTATATCCCGCTCGGGCCCGCCTATTTCGTCTTCGCCGCTTTCGTGATTGTCGGCGCGGGCAATGCCGTGAACCTGACCGACGGACTTGATGGCCTGGCGACCATGCCGGTGGTGATCGCCGCCGGCACCTTCGCGATAATTGCATACCTGGCGGGACGGGCCGACTTTTCGGCCTATCTCGGCATTCCGCACGTGCCGCGCGCGGGTGAACTGGCGATCCTGTGCGCCGGGATCATGGGGGCTTGCCTGGCTTTCCTGTGGTTCAACGCGCCGCCGGCGGCGGTGTTCATGGGCGATACCGGCAGCCTCGCCCTTGGCGGTGCGCTGGGCGCGATCGCCGTCGCCTCGCGGCATGAGATCGTGCTGGCCATCGTCGGCGGCCTGTTTGTTGCCGAGGCGCTGTCCGTGATCATCCAGGTCGCGGTCTACAAGCGGACTGGCAAGCGCGTGTTCAAGATGGCGCCGATCCACCACCACTTCGAGCAGCTGGGCTGGAAGGAATCGACCGTGGTGATCCGCTTCTGGATTGTCTCGATTGTCCTTGCCCTCATCGGCTTGTCGACGCTCAAGCTGCGATGA
- the murG gene encoding undecaprenyldiphospho-muramoylpentapeptide beta-N-acetylglucosaminyltransferase, with protein sequence MTGPTRHYVLAAGGTGGHLIPAFALAVELERRGHHVALVTDTRGAKLPGKPDSLVTHVLPAGRIGKNPLHWPKGIGAILEGKRMAERLFESFQPACVVGFGGYPAFPTIWAATANGVPAVIHEQNAVLGRVNRLMAKRVDAIATSYNQVDRLKPKFALKTHLVGNPVRAAVLSLRDEPFPPFSEDGLLRVLVTGGSQGASVLSQVVPDALAMLPAALRTRLQVTQQCRPEDIEAVRARYAGHDIPAELGTYFENMAERLADTHLFIGRAGASTIAELTAVGRPAILVPLPIATDDHQAANTREICAAGGARMIRQERFTAAEVAKQILAIAQSPETLANAAHAAWNCGYPKAAQDLADLVESFGGTPLMDVIRVADATIAGATFGSAAAAG encoded by the coding sequence ATGACCGGTCCAACGCGGCACTATGTCCTTGCCGCCGGCGGCACCGGCGGTCACTTGATTCCGGCCTTTGCCCTGGCGGTTGAGCTGGAGCGGCGCGGACATCACGTTGCGCTGGTGACTGATACGCGCGGTGCCAAGCTGCCGGGCAAGCCGGACAGCCTTGTTACCCACGTTCTACCCGCCGGTCGGATCGGCAAGAACCCGCTGCACTGGCCTAAGGGGATCGGCGCGATCCTGGAGGGCAAGCGCATGGCCGAGCGGCTGTTCGAAAGCTTCCAGCCGGCCTGCGTGGTCGGTTTCGGCGGCTATCCTGCGTTCCCGACGATCTGGGCGGCGACTGCGAACGGCGTGCCCGCCGTGATCCACGAACAGAACGCCGTGCTGGGCCGGGTCAACCGGTTGATGGCCAAGCGGGTCGATGCAATCGCGACCTCCTACAACCAAGTGGACCGGCTCAAGCCAAAGTTCGCCCTCAAGACCCATCTGGTCGGCAACCCCGTCCGCGCCGCAGTCCTAAGCCTGCGCGACGAGCCTTTCCCGCCGTTCAGCGAGGACGGCCTGCTGCGCGTGCTGGTCACCGGTGGTAGTCAGGGCGCCAGCGTTCTCTCGCAAGTCGTGCCCGATGCGCTGGCGATGTTGCCCGCCGCACTGCGTACGCGCCTGCAGGTGACTCAGCAGTGCCGACCCGAGGATATCGAAGCCGTCCGCGCCCGCTATGCCGGGCATGACATTCCGGCCGAACTTGGCACCTATTTTGAGAACATGGCCGAACGACTGGCCGATACCCACCTGTTCATCGGCCGCGCGGGAGCCTCGACCATTGCGGAGCTGACAGCTGTTGGCCGTCCGGCGATCCTGGTGCCGCTGCCGATCGCGACCGACGATCACCAGGCGGCGAACACGCGCGAGATCTGCGCCGCCGGCGGCGCGCGGATGATCCGGCAGGAACGGTTTACGGCGGCTGAAGTCGCTAAGCAGATCCTGGCCATTGCGCAAAGCCCCGAAACTCTGGCGAACGCGGCGCATGCCGCTTGGAACTGTGGCTATCCCAAGGCGGCGCAGGACCTGGCCGATCTGGTCGAAAGCTTTGGCGGTACCCCGCTGATGGACGTGATCCGCGTGGCCGATGCGACGATTGCTGGCGCAACCTTTGGCAGCGCAGCGGCAGCTGGTTAG
- a CDS encoding FtsW/RodA/SpoVE family cell cycle protein has protein sequence MATHPPFVPRAGQAPSAVGLPRQRRNRRSEFAIWWREVDRVLLGLILLLMALGTLAVAAASPASAQRLSTARVKLDDLHFFYIHLRWQLVGLLAMFGAASLPKDMARRFGILLGAAMLVGLFLVPVVGSTVNGAKRWLNFGFSLQPSEFLKPAFAICLAWILSWRARDPKLPVLALSTGAMLLVVCLLMLQPDFGSAILFAGVWFVLALLAGISVQRIGMVGAAGVGGITLAYLFYENGRNRIDAFLGGGSAFDQVDLASRTLLSGGWTGTGIWLGKRKMALPEAHTDYIFSVIGEEFGLLMCLVIVALYVAIVLRVLLRLLKEDDLFTTLAAAGLTAQLGGQAFINIMVNLQLFPSKGMTLPLISYGGSSTIALCLGVGLLLAITRRNPFIEREPFKIGNFGDLWK, from the coding sequence ATGGCCACGCATCCGCCCTTCGTGCCGCGCGCCGGACAGGCCCCGTCAGCGGTCGGCCTGCCCCGCCAGCGCCGCAACCGCCGCAGCGAATTCGCGATTTGGTGGCGCGAGGTTGATCGCGTGCTGCTGGGCTTGATCCTTTTGCTGATGGCACTGGGAACGCTGGCAGTCGCTGCTGCCTCGCCGGCCAGTGCCCAGCGGCTCTCAACCGCGCGGGTCAAGCTGGATGATCTCCACTTCTTTTACATTCACCTGCGCTGGCAGCTTGTCGGCCTGCTGGCGATGTTCGGCGCAGCCTCACTGCCCAAGGACATGGCGCGCCGGTTTGGCATTTTGCTTGGCGCGGCGATGCTGGTTGGGCTGTTCCTCGTGCCGGTGGTCGGCTCGACGGTCAACGGCGCGAAGCGCTGGCTCAATTTTGGCTTCTCGCTCCAGCCATCGGAATTCCTGAAGCCGGCCTTCGCGATCTGTCTTGCCTGGATCCTCTCTTGGCGGGCCCGCGATCCCAAGCTGCCGGTCCTGGCGCTCAGCACCGGGGCCATGCTGCTCGTGGTTTGCCTGCTGATGCTGCAGCCCGACTTTGGCTCGGCCATTCTCTTTGCGGGCGTGTGGTTCGTCCTGGCGCTGCTCGCCGGAATCTCGGTTCAGCGCATCGGTATGGTTGGGGCCGCCGGGGTTGGCGGCATTACGCTGGCCTATCTTTTCTATGAGAACGGCCGTAACCGCATCGATGCCTTCCTTGGCGGCGGTTCGGCGTTTGACCAGGTCGATTTGGCCAGCCGGACACTGCTGTCAGGCGGCTGGACCGGCACCGGCATCTGGCTTGGCAAGCGCAAGATGGCGCTGCCCGAGGCCCATACAGACTACATCTTTTCGGTGATCGGTGAGGAGTTCGGCCTGCTGATGTGCCTGGTGATCGTAGCGCTTTATGTCGCGATCGTGCTGCGCGTCCTGTTGCGGCTGCTGAAGGAGGATGACCTCTTCACCACGCTGGCGGCAGCCGGGCTGACTGCGCAGTTGGGTGGGCAGGCCTTCATCAACATCATGGTCAACCTGCAGCTGTTTCCGTCTAAGGGCATGACCCTGCCGCTGATTTCGTACGGCGGCTCGTCTACCATCGCGCTCTGCCTTGGCGTTGGCCTGCTACTGGCGATAACCCGGCGCAATCCGTTCATCGAACGCGAACCTTTCAAGATCGGCAATTTCGGAGACCTGTGGAAATGA